The Mycolicibacterium doricum genome includes a region encoding these proteins:
- a CDS encoding DUF5078 domain-containing protein — protein sequence MASRLNVLWTGAVSAAMAMGVLAAPAVASADATDDYPIPNRIMRTTCTVDQYMAAARDTSPVYYERYMIDYNNRPFDVQQGARNRIYWFFSLDYPARRQYSENTATNVFYEQMATRWGNWAKLFFNNKGVVAHATDVCMNYPPSDPSVWNWGHNQRR from the coding sequence ATGGCCAGCCGTCTGAACGTGCTGTGGACGGGGGCGGTCAGCGCCGCCATGGCGATGGGCGTGCTGGCGGCCCCGGCGGTCGCCTCTGCCGACGCCACCGACGACTATCCGATCCCGAACCGGATCATGCGGACCACCTGCACGGTCGACCAGTACATGGCCGCGGCGCGCGACACCTCGCCGGTCTACTACGAGCGGTACATGATCGACTACAACAACCGGCCGTTCGACGTCCAGCAGGGCGCCCGTAACCGGATCTACTGGTTCTTCTCCCTGGATTACCCCGCCCGCCGGCAGTACTCGGAGAACACCGCCACCAACGTCTTCTACGAGCAGATGGCCACGCGCTGGGGTAACTGGGCCAAGCTCTTCTTCAACAACAAGGGTGTCGTCGCCCACGCCACCGACGTCTGCATGAACTACCCGCCGTCCGACCCCTCAGTGTGGAATTGGGGCCACAACCAACGGCGTTGA
- the dps gene encoding DNA starvation/stationary phase protection protein Dps, with translation MAYTVPGMTDKEGAQVAELLQKQLSRYNDLHLTLKHIHWNVVGPNFIGVHEMIDPQVELVRGYADEVAERIATLGGSPKGTPGAIVNDRTWDDYSLERDTVQAHLAALDLVYDGIIEDTRKNIEETEDPDPVTNDMLIGHAAELEKFQWFVRAHLENAGGELKHDGKSTEKGAAEAAKG, from the coding sequence ATGGCGTACACCGTTCCCGGGATGACCGACAAAGAAGGCGCGCAGGTCGCCGAGCTCCTGCAGAAGCAGCTCAGCCGGTACAACGATCTGCACCTGACGCTCAAGCACATTCACTGGAACGTCGTCGGCCCCAACTTCATCGGTGTCCACGAGATGATCGATCCGCAGGTCGAGCTGGTACGCGGCTACGCCGACGAGGTGGCCGAGCGCATCGCGACCTTGGGCGGCTCTCCGAAGGGCACGCCCGGGGCGATCGTCAACGACCGCACGTGGGACGACTACTCACTGGAGCGCGACACCGTCCAGGCGCATCTGGCCGCACTCGATCTGGTTTACGACGGGATCATCGAGGACACCCGCAAGAACATCGAGGAGACCGAGGATCCCGACCCGGTCACCAACGACATGTTGATCGGGCATGCCGCCGAGCTGGAGAAGTTCCAGTGGTTCGTACGTGCCCACCTGGAGAACGCCGGCGGGGAGCTCAAGCACGATGGCAAATCCACCGAGAAGGGTGCGGCCGAGGCTGCCAAGGGCTAG
- the gltB gene encoding glutamate synthase large subunit, translating to MGPVPSGLYNPAYEHDSCGVAMVADMHGRRSRDIVDKAITALLNLEHRGAQGAEPNTGDGAGILLQVPDDFFRAVVDFDLPDPGSYATGIAFLPQSSKDAATACEQVEKIAEAEGLTVLGWRDVPTDDSSLGALARDAMPTFRQVFLGLGERSDGKMLGERSDGKILGAQDMELERRAYVVRKRAKHELGTKGPGQDGPGRETVYFPSLSGQTFVYKGMLTTPQLRAFYLDLQDERLTSALGIVHSRFSTNTFPSWPLAHPFRRVAHNGEINTVTGNENWMRAREALIKTDVFGTRAGLDKIIPVCTPGASDTARFDEVLELLHLGGRSLPHAVLMMIPEAWEHQESMDAARRDFYRYHASLMEPWDGPAAVCFTDGTVIGAVLDRNGLRPSRIWVTADGLVVMASEAGVLDLDPSTVVQKMRLQPGRMFLVDTAQGRIVSDEEIKAELAAEQPYGEWLEAGLFQLEELPPGDYVRMPHHRVVLRQQAFGYTYEELNLLVAPMARTGAEPIGSMGTDTPVAVLSQRPRMLFDYFQQLFAQVTNPPLDAIREEVVTSLQGVIGPEGDLLNPNAESCRQIVLPQPILRNAELSKLICVDPDHEIRGHKHGMRAAVIRCLYPVNRGGQGLREALDNVRAKVSAAIRDGARIIVLSDRESDDQMAPIPSLLSVSAVHHHLVRERTRTQVGLVVEAGDAREVHHMAALCGFGAAAINPYMAFESIEDMVDRGVITGISSDQAKANYVKAAGKGVLKVMSKMGISTLASYTGAQLFQAIGIDQKVLDEYFTGLSCPVGGIDLDDIADEVAARHALAYLDRPDERAHRELEVGGEYQWRREGEYHLFNPDTVFKLQHSTRTGQYSIFKEYTKLIDDQSERMASLRGLLKFKDDVRRPIPIDEVEPASEIVKRFSTGAMSYGSISAEAHETLAIAMNRLGGRSNSGEGGEAVSRFDRDENGDWRRSAIKQVASGRFGVTSHYLSNCTDIQIKMAQGAKPGEGGQLPGHKVYPWVAEVRHSTPGVGLISPPPHHDIYSIEDLAQLIHDLKNANPQARVHVKLVSENGVGTVAAGVSKAHADVVLISGHDGGTGATPLTSMKHAGAPWELGLAETQQTLLLNGLRDRIVVQVDGQLKTGRDVVVAALLGAEEFGFATAPLVVSGCIMMRVCHLDTCPVGVATQNPVLRERFNGKPEFVENFFMFIAEEVRETMAQLGFRTVNEMVGQVGVLDTTEAAEHWKAHKLDLSPVLHEPESAFMNQDLYCSSRQDHGLDKALDQQLIVMCREALDSGTPVKFATTIANVNRTVGTMLGHEVTKAYGGQGLPDGTIDITFDGSAGNSFGAFVPKGITLRVYGDANDYVGKGLSGGRVVVRPADNAPADYVAEDNIIAGNVVLFGATSGEMFLRGQVGERFAVRNSGAVAVVEGVGDHGCEYMTGGKVVILGPTGRNFAAGMSGGTAYVYDPAGVLPDNLNAEMVEPEDIGVEDADDVAWLHGMLQAHVDATDSAVAQRVLNNWEEELKHFVKVMPRDFKRVLAAIAEADRTGADKNEAIMAAASG from the coding sequence GTGGGACCAGTGCCCAGCGGGCTGTACAACCCCGCGTACGAGCACGACTCGTGTGGCGTGGCGATGGTGGCCGACATGCACGGGCGCCGCAGCCGCGACATCGTCGACAAGGCCATCACGGCCCTGCTCAACCTCGAGCACCGCGGTGCCCAGGGCGCCGAACCGAACACCGGCGACGGGGCGGGCATCCTGCTGCAGGTTCCCGACGACTTCTTCCGTGCGGTCGTGGACTTCGACCTGCCCGACCCGGGCAGCTACGCCACCGGTATCGCGTTCCTGCCGCAGTCGTCCAAGGACGCCGCGACCGCCTGTGAGCAGGTGGAGAAGATCGCCGAGGCCGAGGGGCTGACGGTGCTCGGCTGGCGCGATGTGCCGACCGACGATTCGTCGCTCGGCGCACTGGCCCGCGACGCGATGCCGACGTTCCGCCAGGTCTTCCTGGGCCTGGGCGAGCGGAGCGACGGAAAGATGCTGGGCGAGCGGAGCGACGGGAAGATACTGGGCGCGCAAGACATGGAGCTCGAGCGCCGCGCCTACGTGGTGCGTAAGCGCGCAAAGCACGAGCTGGGCACCAAGGGTCCGGGCCAGGACGGTCCGGGCCGGGAGACGGTTTACTTCCCGAGCCTGTCTGGTCAGACATTCGTCTACAAGGGCATGCTGACCACCCCGCAGCTGCGGGCGTTTTACCTCGACCTGCAGGACGAGCGGCTGACCAGCGCGCTGGGCATCGTGCACTCCCGCTTCTCGACCAACACCTTCCCGTCGTGGCCGCTGGCGCATCCCTTCCGTCGGGTCGCGCACAACGGTGAGATCAACACCGTCACCGGTAACGAGAACTGGATGAGGGCACGCGAGGCGCTGATCAAGACCGACGTGTTCGGCACCCGGGCGGGCCTCGACAAGATCATCCCCGTCTGTACGCCGGGCGCCTCGGACACCGCCCGCTTCGACGAGGTTCTCGAACTGCTGCACCTCGGTGGCCGCAGCCTGCCGCACGCCGTGCTGATGATGATCCCCGAGGCGTGGGAGCACCAGGAGTCGATGGACGCGGCACGCCGGGACTTCTACCGCTACCACGCCTCGCTCATGGAACCGTGGGACGGCCCGGCGGCGGTGTGCTTCACCGACGGCACCGTGATCGGCGCCGTGCTCGACCGCAACGGCCTGCGTCCGTCGCGAATCTGGGTCACCGCGGACGGCCTCGTCGTGATGGCGTCGGAGGCAGGCGTGCTCGACCTCGACCCGTCGACCGTCGTGCAGAAGATGCGCCTGCAGCCCGGCCGGATGTTCCTGGTCGACACCGCGCAGGGCCGCATCGTCTCCGACGAGGAAATCAAGGCCGAACTGGCCGCCGAACAGCCGTACGGCGAGTGGCTCGAGGCCGGTCTGTTCCAGCTCGAGGAGCTGCCGCCGGGTGACTACGTCCGGATGCCGCACCACCGGGTGGTGCTGCGCCAGCAGGCGTTCGGCTACACCTACGAAGAGCTCAACCTGCTCGTCGCGCCGATGGCACGCACCGGCGCCGAGCCGATCGGATCGATGGGCACCGACACGCCGGTCGCCGTGCTCTCGCAGCGGCCGCGCATGCTGTTCGACTACTTCCAGCAGCTCTTCGCCCAGGTGACCAACCCGCCGCTGGACGCCATCCGCGAGGAGGTGGTGACCAGCCTGCAGGGCGTCATCGGCCCGGAGGGTGATCTGCTCAACCCCAATGCCGAATCGTGCCGCCAGATCGTGCTGCCGCAGCCGATCCTGCGCAACGCCGAGCTGTCGAAACTGATCTGCGTCGACCCGGACCACGAGATCCGTGGACACAAGCACGGGATGCGCGCTGCGGTGATCCGCTGTCTGTACCCGGTGAACCGGGGTGGGCAGGGTCTGCGCGAGGCGCTCGACAACGTCCGGGCCAAGGTGTCGGCGGCGATCCGCGACGGGGCGCGCATCATCGTGCTCTCCGACCGCGAATCCGACGACCAGATGGCGCCGATCCCATCGCTGCTGAGCGTGTCGGCGGTGCATCACCACCTGGTCCGGGAGCGCACCCGCACCCAGGTAGGGCTCGTCGTCGAGGCCGGCGACGCCCGCGAGGTGCACCACATGGCGGCGCTGTGCGGTTTCGGCGCAGCGGCCATCAACCCCTACATGGCGTTCGAGTCGATCGAGGACATGGTCGACCGCGGCGTCATCACCGGCATCAGCAGCGACCAGGCCAAGGCCAACTACGTCAAGGCCGCGGGCAAGGGCGTGCTCAAGGTGATGTCCAAGATGGGCATCTCGACACTCGCTTCCTACACCGGCGCGCAGCTGTTCCAGGCGATCGGCATCGACCAGAAGGTGCTCGACGAGTACTTCACCGGATTGAGCTGCCCGGTCGGCGGCATCGACCTCGACGACATCGCCGACGAGGTCGCCGCCCGGCACGCGCTGGCCTACCTCGACCGACCCGACGAGCGGGCGCACCGCGAACTCGAGGTCGGCGGCGAGTACCAGTGGCGGCGCGAAGGGGAGTACCACCTCTTCAACCCCGACACGGTGTTCAAACTGCAGCACTCGACCCGCACCGGGCAGTACTCGATCTTCAAGGAGTACACCAAGCTCATCGACGACCAGTCCGAGCGGATGGCCTCGCTGCGCGGCCTGCTGAAGTTCAAAGACGATGTGCGTCGGCCCATTCCGATCGACGAGGTGGAACCGGCCAGCGAGATCGTCAAACGCTTTTCCACCGGTGCGATGAGCTACGGGTCGATCTCCGCCGAGGCACACGAGACGCTCGCGATCGCGATGAACCGCCTGGGCGGCCGGTCGAACTCGGGGGAGGGCGGCGAGGCCGTGTCCCGCTTCGACCGCGACGAGAACGGCGACTGGCGGCGCAGTGCGATCAAGCAGGTGGCGTCGGGGCGCTTCGGTGTCACCAGCCACTACCTGAGCAACTGCACCGACATTCAGATCAAGATGGCCCAGGGCGCCAAACCCGGTGAGGGCGGTCAACTACCGGGACACAAGGTGTATCCCTGGGTCGCCGAGGTCCGGCACTCCACACCGGGTGTCGGCCTGATCTCGCCGCCGCCGCACCACGATATCTACTCGATCGAGGACCTCGCACAGCTGATCCACGACCTCAAGAACGCCAACCCGCAGGCCCGCGTGCACGTGAAGCTGGTGAGTGAGAACGGCGTTGGAACGGTCGCGGCCGGCGTCTCCAAGGCACACGCGGACGTGGTGCTTATCTCCGGCCACGACGGCGGCACCGGTGCGACTCCGCTGACGTCGATGAAGCACGCCGGCGCGCCCTGGGAGCTGGGCCTGGCCGAGACGCAGCAGACGCTGCTGCTCAACGGACTCCGCGACCGCATCGTGGTGCAGGTCGACGGTCAGCTCAAGACCGGCCGCGACGTGGTCGTCGCCGCGTTGCTCGGCGCCGAGGAGTTCGGCTTCGCGACCGCGCCGCTGGTGGTCTCCGGCTGCATCATGATGCGGGTGTGCCACCTCGACACCTGCCCCGTCGGCGTGGCCACCCAGAACCCGGTGCTACGGGAGCGGTTCAACGGCAAACCCGAGTTCGTCGAGAACTTCTTCATGTTCATCGCCGAGGAGGTGCGCGAGACCATGGCGCAGTTGGGGTTCCGCACGGTCAACGAGATGGTCGGTCAGGTCGGCGTGTTGGACACGACCGAGGCGGCCGAGCACTGGAAGGCCCACAAGCTCGACCTGTCGCCGGTGCTGCACGAGCCGGAGTCGGCGTTCATGAACCAGGATCTGTACTGCAGTTCGCGTCAGGATCACGGCCTCGACAAGGCGCTCGACCAGCAATTGATCGTGATGTGCCGGGAGGCGCTGGATTCCGGAACACCGGTCAAGTTCGCGACCACCATCGCCAATGTCAACCGCACGGTCGGCACCATGCTCGGCCACGAGGTGACCAAGGCCTACGGCGGGCAGGGCCTTCCGGATGGCACCATCGACATCACGTTCGACGGTTCGGCGGGCAACAGCTTCGGCGCGTTCGTCCCCAAGGGCATCACGCTGCGGGTCTACGGCGATGCCAACGACTACGTGGGCAAGGGGCTTTCGGGCGGCCGGGTGGTGGTGCGCCCGGCCGACAACGCCCCCGCCGACTACGTCGCGGAGGACAACATCATCGCCGGCAACGTCGTGCTGTTCGGGGCGACGAGCGGTGAGATGTTCCTGCGCGGGCAGGTCGGGGAACGCTTCGCAGTCCGCAACTCCGGCGCCGTCGCCGTCGTCGAGGGTGTGGGCGACCACGGCTGCGAGTACATGACCGGCGGCAAGGTTGTCATCCTGGGGCCCACCGGGCGAAACTTCGCGGCCGGCATGTCCGGCGGGACGGCCTACGTCTACGACCCCGCCGGTGTGCTGCCGGACAACCTCAACGCCGAGATGGTGGAGCCCGAAGACATCGGGGTGGAGGACGCCGACGATGTGGCGTGGCTGCACGGGATGCTGCAGGCCCACGTCGACGCCACAGATTCCGCGGTAGCGCAACGGGTTCTGAACAACTGGGAAGAAGAGTTGAAGCATTTCGTCAAGGTCATGCCGCGCGACTTCAAGCGCGTGCTGGCCGCAATCGCCGAGGCGGACCGCACCGGCGCGGACAAGAACGAGGCGATCATGGCGGCCGCAAGTGGCTGA
- a CDS encoding DUF732 domain-containing protein, with protein sequence MKLAMKRAVLAVAFAGLTLATPAVAHADVDTDFSNSLQTIGVYGQKDYNAWIAKIACERIDRGVDRDAFASATFVGRQLPKGSTTEQAWKFLGLAYPAYCPVHQALLQMAAEKPA encoded by the coding sequence ATGAAGCTCGCCATGAAGAGAGCGGTCCTGGCGGTTGCATTCGCCGGCCTGACGCTCGCCACGCCGGCCGTCGCGCACGCCGACGTCGACACCGATTTCTCGAATTCACTTCAGACCATCGGCGTCTACGGGCAGAAGGACTACAACGCCTGGATCGCCAAGATCGCCTGTGAACGGATCGATCGCGGTGTCGACCGCGACGCCTTCGCGTCGGCGACGTTCGTCGGGCGCCAGCTACCCAAGGGCAGCACCACCGAACAGGCGTGGAAGTTCCTGGGCCTGGCGTACCCTGCGTATTGCCCGGTCCACCAGGCGCTGCTTCAGATGGCTGCGGAGAAGCCCGCATGA